The following proteins are co-located in the Gordonia polyisoprenivorans genome:
- a CDS encoding winged helix-turn-helix transcriptional regulator, giving the protein MKVTTLTDVESNPDVLAAQTIAREVFAAVSTKWGLRTLEYLDGAPKRFADVCRSVGPVSHKVMTQTLRTLEHSGLVARRDHGRASPHVDYSLTPAGAELLALLHTMCAWSRAHLDELIEGGAAHASRDV; this is encoded by the coding sequence TTGAAAGTAACCACACTTACAGACGTCGAGAGCAACCCCGACGTGCTCGCCGCCCAGACGATTGCCCGCGAGGTGTTCGCCGCCGTCTCCACCAAATGGGGCCTGCGAACCCTCGAATACCTCGACGGCGCGCCCAAACGCTTCGCCGATGTATGCCGATCGGTCGGTCCGGTCAGCCACAAGGTGATGACTCAGACTCTGCGCACGCTTGAGCACTCCGGCCTGGTCGCGCGGCGGGATCATGGACGTGCCAGTCCGCACGTCGACTACTCGCTCACCCCCGCCGGCGCAGAGCTGCTCGCCCTTCTACACACCATGTGCGCCTGGTCCAGGGCACATCTCGATGAATTGATCGAGGGCGGCGCGGCTCACGCATCACGTGACGTCTGA